From Pelmatolapia mariae isolate MD_Pm_ZW linkage group LG1, Pm_UMD_F_2, whole genome shotgun sequence, one genomic window encodes:
- the rrad gene encoding GTP-binding protein RAD has translation MTLNKGDKLRNMDKRRGSVPFPMNLPNLHRRSMPVDDRDLRATTPQTGQTDELSNLLRCTSYSPSEQHRGSYASDSSDSVISTSSEADSQVYKVVLLGEHGVGKSSLARVFGGVEDAGHDCDETGNTYDRSMLVDEEEASIVLYDIWEQDNSQWLKDQCMRMGDAYIIVYSVTDKSSFEKASELRIQLRRARQSENIPIILVGNKSDLVRSREVSVDEGSACAVVFDCKFIETSASLHHNVQDLFEGIVRQIRLRKDSKEENARRMANCRRRESIGKKAKRFLGRMVARKNKKMAFRQKSKSCHDLTVL, from the exons ATGACTTTGAACAAGGGTGACAAATTGAGGAACATGGACAAGAGGAGAGGAAGCGTGCCCTTCCCAATGAATTTACCCAATCTACACAGGAGAAGCATGCCCGTGGACGACCGCGACCTGCGCGCCACGACGCCACAGACGGGACAGACCGACGAGCTGTCCAATTTACTGCGGTGCACGTCCTACTCCCCAAGCGAGCAGCACCGTGGCAGCTACGCCTCGGACTCCTCCGACTCGGTGATTTCCACCAGCAGCGAAGCGGACTCCCAGGTGTACAAAGTGGTTCTACTCGGGGAGCACGGTGTCGGCAAGTCCAGCCTGGCGCGCGTCTTTGGAGGAGTTGAGGATGCTGGTCACGACTGCGATGAAACAG GAAACACTTACGATAGATCTATGTTGGTGGATGAAGAAGAGGCATCCATCGTGTTGTATGACATCTGGGAACAG GATAACAGCCAGTGGTTGAAGGACCAGTGCATGAGAATGGGAGACGCCTACATCATTGTGTATTCAGTGACAGACAAATCAAGCTTCGAGAAGGCATCGGAGCTCCGCATTCAGCTGCGCCGTGCCAGACAGTCAGAGAACATTCCCATAATCCTTGTGGGAAACAAGAGTGACCTGGTGCGGTCCAGAGAGGTGTCCGTAGATG AAGGAAGTGCCTGTGCAGTGGTATTCGACTGCAAGTTTATCGAGACGTCCGCATCACTTCACCACAATGTGCAGGACCTATTTGAGGGCATCGTCAGACAGATCCGTTTGAGAAAAGACAGCAAGGAGGAGAACGCCCGACGCATGGCCAACTGCAGACGCAGAGAGAGCATCGGCAAGAAGGCTAAAAGGTTTTTGGGCCGCATGGTCGCACGCAAGAACAAGAAAATGGCTTTCAGGCAGAAGTCAAAGTCCTGCCATGACCTAACAGTTCTCTGA
- the cdh16 gene encoding cadherin-16: protein MAERGATPMLITALIWSVLYTSVPCAGTNVKIGVPENYDGIFPWYLTKLQSLPSNHSDLVVTGDDEGIFGVDAQFLYALKPLDREKQPSYSLQVSFRTSVHRQSFNVEVCVIDKNDNVPTFIEESMRGSVQLGLLKGIPFMQVEALDRDDRNSPHADLRFSLMEQTPRIPSSQMFSIHAVSGEVSLTEEGASTLDPEMCGRYKLSVMVKDMAGRADAFFSTGIVTVEVTGNTWASPDPVRLQENLPGPYPIPISQVKWSGSQAEYGLEGEFPEMLFTISREGVIYLNAPLDRETQDQFHISIVVERPDGREIAKPVELRVMVGDANDNRPTFPQAQYHTVVKELAARGTEILTVQAADNDDPKTDNVRIFYRLVGQIPESPRALFRVDRDSGVISVQADSMEGTAPQYTLTITAEDAKGLNSSCTVVVTVQDENNNPPVFSQHEYGPFHIPEDALVGTTVTAVLARDADVRGGDSWKVDYRLESGDEEDVFSLVTDKQTNEVSLVLSKVLDFERESEYILVLSAQNPVALVRGRYGPASTATVSIYVDDVNEGPILSQSHYEVTVREGEEPGRVIATIRGYDPDSHPIRYSLQGDTKKYFSIGKYSGELKTVQALDREENSTYTMEVIAVDGRNSSLSASTLVTVHILDVNDNSPVLVGDYSWKYLCTPRLEDQALVLASRDSDGPQHGGRLNFSLRSDVTVRRNWKLTPINDTHTNLSLNIPYLPPDVYIVPFTISDSSSPPRSTFIHLPVTVCPCNVRGNCKMAAKQLEGMPTIQSAVGILLGTFAVIGVILIVVFVRLSYQNPKEPSKTNQERVPLKISI from the exons ATGGCTGAGAGAGGAGCTACACCAATGCTCATCACAGCTCTCATA tggtCAGTACTTTATACATCTGTACCATGCGCTGGGACAAATGTTAAAATTGGTGTCCCTGAAAACTACGATGGTATTTTCCCATGGTATCTAACCAAG CTTCAAAGCCTGCCATCTAATCATAGTGACCTGGTGGTAACAGGAGATGATGAGGGCATATTTGGAGTCGATGCTCAGTTTCTGTACGCCCTAAAACCACTGGACAGGGAAAAGCAGCCATCTTACTCTCTGCAG GTGTCCTTCAGAACGTCAGTGCATCGTCAGAGCTTCAATGTTGAAGTGTGTGTCATCGACAAGAATGACAACGTGCCTACGTTCATAGAGGAGAGCATGAGAGGCAGCGTGCAGCTCGGGCTTCTCAAGG GAATACCATTCATGCAAGTGGAAGCGCTAGATCGTGACGACCGCAACAGTCCCCACGCTGATCTGCGCTTCAGCCTGATGGAACAAACACCCAGGATTCCCTCCAGCCAAATGTTCTCCATCCATGCCGTCTCTGGGGAGGTTTCACTCACTGAGGAAG GAGCCTCTACTCTGGACCCAGAGATGTGTGGTCGTTACAAGCTCTCAGTGATGGTGAAGGATATGGCTGGGAGGGCGGATGCCTTCTTCTCCACTGGCATTGTTACTGTTGAggtgacaggaaacacctggGCATCACCTGACCCTGTACGGCTTCAGGAAAATCTTCCGGGCCCTTACCCCATACCCATCTCACAG GTCAAATGGAGTGGCAGTCAGGCAGAGTATGGTCTGGAGGGGGAGTTTCCAGAGATGCTCTTCACCATCAGCAGAGAAGGAGTCATTTATCTCAATGCCCCGCTGGACAGAGAGACACAAGACCAG TTTCATATCAGCATTGTGGTTGAGCGTCCCGACGGTAGGGAGATTGCCAAACCTGTGGAGCTGAGGGTGATGGTGGGTGACGCTAATGATAACAGGCCCACATTTCCGCAGGCACAGTACCATACTGTGGTGAAGGAACTGGCTGCTCGAG GGACAGAAATCCTGACAGTGCAAGCGGCTGATAATGATGACCCTAAGACAGACAATGTACGAATCTTCTACCGCTTAGTCGGACAAATTCCAGAGAGTCCTCGTGCCCTCTTCAGAGTGGACCGTGACTCAGGGGTCATCTCGGTCCAAGCGGATAGTATGGAGGGCACGGCACCGCAGTACACTCTAACCATCACTGCTGAGGATGCCAAAG GTCTGAACAGTTCCTGCACTGTGGTTGTGACGGTGCAGGATGAGAATAACAACCCACCGGTGTTCTCCCAACACGAG TACGGACCCTTTCACATCCCAGAGGATGCCCTGGTGGGTACGACAGTGACAGCTGTGCTGGCGAGGGATGCAGATGTTCGAGGTGGAGACAGCTGGAAGGTGGACTACCGTTTAGAGTCTGGAGATGAAGAGGACGTCTTTTCATTAGTGACAGATAAGCAGACCAATGAGGTCTCACTTGTCCTCTCGAAG GTGTTGGACTTTGAGCGCGAGAGTGAGTACATCCTCGTGCTCAGTGCCCAGAATCCAGTTGCCTTAGTCCGTGGCCGGTACGGCCCCGCATCCACAGCAACGGTCTCCATTTATGTTGACGACGTGAACGAGGGTCCGATCCTGTCTCAAAGCCATTATGAGGTGACTGTGAGAGAAGGGGAAGAACCAGGACGGGTTATTGCCACCATCCGAGGTTACGACCCTGATTCTCACCCAATAAG ATATTCTCTTCAAGGGGACACCAAGAAATACTTTTCAATTGGGAAGTATTCTGGTGAGCTAAAGACTGTGCAGGCCTTGGACAGGGAGGAGAACAGCACGTACACCATGGAGGTCATTGCAGTGGATGGAC GAAACTCCTCCCTGTCTGCATCCACCCTGGTGACTGTCCATATCCTGGATGTGAATgacaacagtccagtgctggtAGGAGATTACTCCTGGAAGTACCTGTGTACACCTCGCTTAGAGGACCAAGCTTTGGTGCTTGCATCACGGGACAGTGATGGACCGCAGCATGGAGGACGACTTAATTTCTCCCTCCGCAGCGATGTCACAGTTCGACGTAACTGGAAGCTAACACCTATTAACG ATACTCACACCAACCTGTCCTTAAATATCCCATACCTGCCCCCTGACGTCTACATCGTGCCCTTCACCATCTCTGACAGCAGCTCTCCTCCCAGGAGCACCTTCATACACTTGCCAG TGACTGTGTGCCCCTGCAATGTCAGAGGAAACTGCAAAATGGCTGCCAAGCAGCTGGAGGGCATGCCAACTATACAGTCTGCAGTCGGCATTTTGCTTGGCACCTTTGCAGTTATAG GAGTGATCCTCATTGTTGTATTTGTGAGACTGTCCTACCAGAACCCCAAAGAGCCAAGCAAGACTAACCAGGAGAGAGTTCCCCTTAAGATTTCAATCTAA